The following are from one region of the Hyla sarda isolate aHylSar1 chromosome 6, aHylSar1.hap1, whole genome shotgun sequence genome:
- the LOC130277098 gene encoding chymotrypsinogen A-like, protein MAFLWLLSCLALLGGSYGCGVPSIKPIVSGYARVVNGENAVSGSWPWQVSLQDNTGFHFCGGSLINSLWVVTAAHCGVTTSHRVILGEYDRSSSAEPIQTKTISRVFRHPSYSSFTTANDITLLKLSSAASFNNRVAPVCIAASADVFNGGERCVTTGWGYVNAATQTTPSKLQQVSLPLLSNTECQRYWGTKIQNTMICAGASGASSCMGDSGGPLVCQRNGAWTLAGIVSWGSSTCATSSPGVYARVTVLRSWLDQTVAAN, encoded by the exons ATGGCATTTTTGTGGCTTCTGTCCTGCCTTGCCCTATTAGGGGGTAGCTATG GCTGTGGTGTGCCAAGCATCAAGCCAATCGTTTCTGGTTATGCCAGGGTTGTGAATGGTGAGAATGCAGTTTCTGGTTCATGGCCATGGCAGGTGTCTCTGCAG GACAACACCGGATTCCACTTCTGCGGCGGTTCTCTGATCAACAGTCTATGGGTCGTCACTGCTGCTCACTGTGGTGTCAC AACCTCCCACCGTGTCATTCTGGGTGAATATGACCGTTCCTCCAGTGCTGAGCCTATTCAGACCAAGACCATTTCTAGG GTCTTCAGACACCCCAGCTACAGCTCCTTCACCACTGCCAATGACATCACTCTTCTGAAGCTCAGCAGCGCCGCTTCTTTCAATAACCGTGTGGCTCCTGTGTGCATCGCTGCTAGTGCTGATGTATTCAATGGAGGAGAGAGATGTGTTACCACCGGATGGGGCTACGTCAATGCTGCAA CACAAACAACCCCAAGCAAACTGCAGCAGGTGTCTCTGCCTCTTCTGAGCAATACCGAATGTCAGAGATACTGGGGAACCAAGATCCAGAACACCATGATCTGCGCTGGAGCATCTGGAGCTTCCTCCTGCATG GGGGACTCTGGTGGACCTCTTGTGTGCCAGAGAAATGGAGCTTGGACCTTGGCTGGTATTGTATCCTGGGGAAGTTCTACTTGCGCTACATCTTCTCCTGGAGTTTATGCTAGAGTTACAGTCcttagatcctggctggaccagaccGTTGCTGCTAACTAA